The proteins below come from a single Micromonospora citrea genomic window:
- a CDS encoding O-methyltransferase, whose translation MDATKLRRAIARTPLAPVAAFPKRLARVARHDAKVLRTSARWLVTSREHHNYTYDLTKLSRHHLAWFVSVVCDVPVKQVRAYFGEIESDDALRSHIESTIAGAARRGLADRHVRYARRIGWYAIVRATRPKHVVETGVDKGLGSCVLAAALLRNAADGHPGRVTSLDINPEAGYLAKTAPWSDVVDLVIGDSIASIAALDRPVDLFLHDSDHSRAHEKREFEAVEGKLASGAMLLTDNVTATNVLAEHAERTGRRFLAYRETPANHWYPGDGIGVAW comes from the coding sequence GTGGACGCAACGAAGCTCCGGCGGGCCATCGCCCGCACTCCGCTCGCCCCCGTCGCCGCCTTCCCCAAGCGCCTGGCCCGGGTCGCCCGCCACGACGCCAAGGTGCTGCGCACCTCGGCCCGGTGGCTGGTCACCTCCCGGGAGCACCACAACTACACGTACGACCTGACCAAGCTGAGCCGGCACCACCTGGCCTGGTTCGTCAGCGTGGTCTGCGACGTCCCCGTCAAGCAGGTCCGCGCGTACTTCGGCGAGATCGAGTCGGACGACGCGCTCCGCTCGCACATCGAGTCCACCATCGCCGGCGCGGCCCGCCGCGGCCTCGCCGACCGGCACGTCCGCTACGCCCGGCGGATCGGCTGGTACGCGATCGTCCGCGCCACCCGGCCGAAGCACGTCGTGGAGACCGGTGTCGACAAGGGACTGGGCAGTTGCGTCCTGGCCGCCGCGCTGCTGCGCAACGCCGCCGACGGGCACCCCGGCCGGGTCACCTCGCTGGACATCAACCCCGAGGCGGGGTACCTCGCCAAGACCGCGCCCTGGTCCGACGTGGTCGACCTGGTGATCGGCGACTCCATCGCCTCCATCGCCGCGCTGGACCGGCCGGTCGACCTCTTCCTGCACGACAGCGACCACAGCCGGGCCCACGAGAAGCGCGAGTTCGAGGCCGTCGAGGGCAAGCTGGCATCCGGCGCGATGCTGCTGACCGACAACGTCACCGCCACCAACGTCCTCGCCGAGCACGCCGAGCGCACCGGCCGGCGGTTCCTCGCCTACCGGGAGACCCCGGCCAACCACTGGTACCCGGGGGACGGCATCGGGGTGGCATGGTGA
- a CDS encoding LCP family protein, with amino-acid sequence MITFVVLAVLGGGGMIAGGLYLRSVESDIERVDAFGGVPEESRPEVVAKGAMNIMILGSDSRDPENSSGSRTDTIILAHLPKDRSSAQLISIPRDSWVNVPKSPEGRGGRDAKINASFAWGGVPLMVQTVEKFTGVRVDHVTMVDFAGFKEIVDALGGIEITVDKGFTSTHSLNPDGRREFVAGRQTMDGATALDYARERYAFADGDFRRIKHQQQVIKAILDKAATGGVLANPAKLNSFVKATTNAVAVDESMSLLDLAMELRHLRSGNLGFFTCPTKGTGRMGSESVVLVDTPKAKRLFDAVRRDAVPEILSAAK; translated from the coding sequence CTGATCACCTTCGTGGTGTTGGCGGTGCTCGGCGGCGGCGGCATGATCGCCGGCGGGCTCTACCTCCGCTCCGTCGAGTCCGACATCGAGCGTGTCGATGCCTTCGGGGGCGTGCCGGAGGAGTCCCGTCCCGAGGTCGTGGCGAAGGGCGCCATGAACATCATGATCCTGGGCAGCGACTCCCGCGACCCGGAGAACAGTTCCGGCTCCCGGACCGACACGATCATCCTGGCCCACCTGCCGAAGGACCGGTCCAGCGCTCAGCTCATCTCGATCCCCCGGGACAGCTGGGTCAACGTGCCCAAGTCTCCGGAGGGGCGCGGCGGCCGGGACGCGAAGATCAACGCCTCGTTCGCGTGGGGCGGGGTCCCGCTGATGGTGCAGACCGTCGAGAAGTTCACCGGCGTCCGCGTCGACCACGTGACGATGGTCGACTTCGCCGGCTTCAAGGAGATCGTCGACGCCCTGGGCGGCATCGAGATCACCGTCGACAAGGGCTTCACCTCGACCCACTCGCTGAACCCGGACGGTCGGCGAGAGTTCGTCGCGGGCCGACAGACCATGGACGGGGCCACCGCGCTCGACTATGCAAGGGAGCGCTACGCCTTCGCCGACGGCGACTTCAGGCGGATCAAGCATCAGCAGCAGGTGATCAAAGCGATCCTGGACAAGGCGGCCACCGGCGGTGTGCTCGCCAATCCCGCCAAGCTGAACTCCTTCGTGAAGGCGACGACGAACGCGGTGGCGGTCGACGAGTCGATGTCCCTCCTGGACCTCGCGATGGAGCTTCGCCACCTGCGCAGCGGCAACCTCGGTTTCTTCACGTGCCCCACGAAGGGAACGGGCCGGATGGGCAGCGAGAGCGTCGTCCTGGTCGACACGCCGAAGGCCAAGCGCCTCTTCGACGCGGTCCGCCGCGACGCCGTGCCGGAGATCCTGTCCGCCGCAAAGTAG
- a CDS encoding sugar transferase yields MTVPIDVAALLAPLLLSQSYWRGTLANAALTVAIFATGGLYRPRRHVSILDELPSLCGRLLASAAVVAIIAAERHSSVEYVGGFMRGVALSAGLVIVGRALSRALTVVLRRRRWVEHNAIIIGSGPIGLELARLLRRYPQYGLRFVGCVDAASRQGTGALPLIGTLDDLEQLVRLSECEVLVIADPDCLESTLMETLLRPRSSRCDLWAVPRLWGSRSQGGYPDHIGAIPIVKISDISLSGPRWAIKRASDVLFASVALVVLSPVLLLCAIATFIDGGRGIFFYQERIGRYGKPFKVIKFRSMRPVNEQESQTNWSIAHDKRVGPIGRFMRRTSLDELPQLWNILRGDMSVVGPRPERPYFVEKFSAEYPTYAARHRVPVGLTGLAQVSGLRGDTPISDRARFDNYYVENWSLWLDVKVVFRTVTEVFRGGGR; encoded by the coding sequence ATGACAGTTCCCATCGACGTCGCCGCGCTGCTCGCTCCGCTGCTGCTCAGTCAGAGCTACTGGCGCGGCACCCTGGCCAACGCCGCCCTCACCGTCGCCATCTTCGCGACCGGAGGGCTCTACCGGCCCCGCCGGCACGTGAGCATCCTCGACGAACTGCCAAGCCTCTGCGGGCGGTTGCTGGCCTCCGCCGCGGTGGTGGCCATCATCGCGGCGGAGCGCCACTCCTCGGTCGAGTACGTCGGCGGGTTCATGCGGGGCGTCGCGCTCTCCGCGGGCCTGGTGATCGTCGGCCGTGCCCTCAGCAGGGCGCTCACCGTCGTCCTGCGCAGGCGCCGCTGGGTGGAGCACAACGCCATCATCATCGGCAGCGGGCCCATCGGGCTCGAACTCGCCCGGCTGCTGCGCCGTTACCCGCAGTACGGTCTGCGGTTCGTCGGCTGCGTCGACGCCGCGTCGCGCCAGGGCACCGGAGCGCTCCCGCTCATCGGCACCCTCGACGACCTCGAACAACTGGTCCGGCTGTCGGAGTGCGAGGTGCTGGTCATCGCCGACCCGGACTGCCTCGAGTCCACCCTCATGGAGACCCTGTTGCGGCCGCGCAGCTCACGCTGCGATCTCTGGGCGGTGCCGCGCCTGTGGGGCTCCCGCTCACAGGGCGGGTACCCCGACCACATCGGCGCGATCCCGATCGTCAAGATCAGCGACATCTCGCTCTCCGGCCCGCGGTGGGCGATCAAGCGGGCCTCCGACGTGCTGTTCGCCTCGGTCGCGTTGGTCGTGCTGAGCCCGGTGCTGTTGCTCTGCGCCATCGCCACGTTCATCGACGGGGGCCGGGGCATCTTCTTCTACCAGGAGCGGATCGGCCGCTACGGCAAGCCGTTCAAGGTGATCAAGTTCCGGTCGATGCGGCCGGTGAACGAGCAGGAGTCCCAGACGAACTGGTCGATCGCGCATGACAAACGGGTCGGTCCGATCGGTCGGTTCATGCGCCGCACCTCCCTGGACGAACTGCCGCAGCTGTGGAACATTCTGCGCGGCGACATGAGCGTGGTCGGGCCGCGGCCGGAACGGCCGTACTTCGTCGAGAAGTTCTCGGCGGAGTACCCGACCTACGCGGCACGCCACCGGGTCCCTGTCGGGCTGACGGGGCTCGCGCAGGTGAGTGGCCTGCGGGGCGACACGCCGATCTCCGACCGGGCGCGGTTCGACAACTACTACGTCGAGAACTGGTCTCTCTGGCTCGACGTCAAGGTGGTGTTTCGCACCGTGACGGAGGTGTTCCGGGGCGGCGGCCGCTGA
- a CDS encoding DUF1501 domain-containing protein, whose translation MDAVTRRRFLLASGVTGAAALAAGSGAFAYSRLIGTAERAEGPPAETLVLVTLYGGNDGLNTVIPYADPAYHDSRPELAYPPEKTLLLNETLALNPVMTGLKRLWDDRRLAIVQGVGYPRPDRSHFRSMDIWQTGTPTNPASTGWIGRWLDDIDAPVGTAVSFEPVLPPLLVGRRRIGSCVSYQGLELPPWIDADLVADLGQVEPGEPELQARAAAAYTELLALRQVIRGAGEATAAPQADMEPAIPATGTGGESALSAQLALVARCVEVGVPTRVYSVSLGGFDTHADELSTQELLLGQLDAALSSFVDRMAQSEAGRRVTVVVYSEFGRRVRANASDGTDHGTAGPVLVLGQRVAGGLLGEHPSLTDLDQGDLKATVDFRDVFGSVLESVLQADPSRYFEGYRPKSMPLLGSG comes from the coding sequence ATGGACGCCGTCACCCGTCGTCGGTTCCTGCTCGCCTCAGGGGTGACCGGAGCGGCAGCGTTGGCCGCCGGAAGCGGCGCGTTCGCCTACTCCCGGCTGATCGGCACCGCCGAACGTGCCGAAGGGCCACCTGCCGAGACACTCGTGCTGGTCACCCTGTACGGCGGCAACGACGGCCTCAACACGGTCATCCCGTACGCGGACCCGGCGTACCACGACAGCCGGCCCGAGCTGGCGTATCCCCCCGAGAAGACGCTGCTCCTCAACGAGACGCTCGCGCTGAACCCGGTGATGACCGGTCTGAAGCGGCTGTGGGACGACCGACGCCTGGCGATCGTCCAAGGGGTCGGGTACCCGCGCCCCGACCGCAGCCACTTCCGCTCCATGGACATCTGGCAGACGGGCACGCCCACGAACCCCGCCAGCACCGGCTGGATCGGCCGGTGGCTGGACGACATTGACGCGCCAGTGGGCACGGCGGTCAGTTTCGAGCCGGTGCTGCCGCCGCTGCTGGTCGGGCGGCGACGGATCGGTTCCTGCGTCAGCTACCAGGGTCTGGAGTTGCCGCCCTGGATCGACGCCGACCTGGTGGCCGACCTCGGTCAGGTGGAGCCGGGCGAACCTGAGTTGCAGGCCCGAGCCGCTGCCGCCTACACCGAACTGCTCGCACTGCGTCAGGTCATCCGAGGCGCGGGCGAGGCGACGGCAGCGCCGCAGGCAGACATGGAACCCGCCATTCCGGCCACCGGTACGGGGGGCGAAAGTGCGCTGTCGGCCCAGCTCGCCCTGGTCGCCAGATGCGTGGAGGTGGGGGTTCCCACCCGGGTCTACTCGGTCAGCCTGGGCGGCTTCGACACCCATGCCGACGAGTTGTCGACGCAGGAACTGCTGCTCGGGCAACTCGACGCCGCACTGTCGTCATTCGTCGACCGGATGGCTCAGTCGGAGGCCGGCCGTCGGGTCACCGTCGTCGTCTACAGCGAGTTCGGCCGCAGGGTGCGCGCCAACGCCTCGGACGGCACCGACCACGGCACGGCGGGTCCGGTGCTCGTCCTGGGCCAGCGCGTCGCCGGCGGTCTCCTCGGTGAGCACCCGAGCCTGACGGATCTGGACCAGGGCGACCTCAAGGCCACGGTTGACTTCCGGGACGTCTTCGGGAGCGTGCTCGAATCGGTGCTGCAGGCCGATCCGAGCCGCTACTTCGAGGGATACCGGCCCAAGTCGATGCCGCTCCTGGGCAGCGGCTGA
- a CDS encoding DUF1800 domain-containing protein: MTDDVALLLRRAGFGPTAAELAAATKVGYEATVLRLTAPSGPDIGAMSAPFPQLGPDPYGRLSNPDDGQRTTADKVREEQSEHLTRWWLDRMTVADHQAVEKLLFFWHGHWATSIRKVKSPQLMLAQHRTLRLAPNVAEMARRMVVDPALVHWLDGHYNTRKAPNENLARELCELFLLGIGNYTEADVKEAGRALTGWRIDLHAERATLDHDDHDSGDKTILGVTDAFTARSLVDLLLRQPACAEFIATRLWFRYASSTEPIPPATRKRMVAAFPAPNAMLRAMFTDDAFRATAGTMVKQPIEWMVGAMRQLGLRPAKIPRETLIQLFDGLGGLGQRPFAPPSVGGWPAGAAWLTSAAARLKLSLAGKLASQVRLGRLTPEELAAMLCVDRWTNRTYEVLRRTDNPRMMLTLGLVSPEYAVT, translated from the coding sequence ATGACCGACGATGTGGCGCTGCTGCTCCGCCGCGCCGGTTTCGGACCCACGGCGGCGGAGTTGGCGGCGGCGACGAAGGTCGGCTACGAGGCCACCGTGCTGCGGCTGACCGCACCGTCAGGCCCGGACATCGGTGCCATGAGCGCCCCGTTTCCGCAGCTCGGTCCCGATCCCTACGGTCGTTTGTCGAATCCCGACGACGGGCAGCGGACGACCGCCGACAAGGTCCGCGAGGAGCAGTCCGAGCATCTGACGCGGTGGTGGCTGGACCGAATGACCGTGGCCGATCACCAGGCGGTCGAGAAGTTGCTCTTCTTCTGGCACGGCCACTGGGCGACCTCCATCCGCAAGGTCAAGAGCCCGCAGCTGATGTTGGCCCAGCACCGCACTCTCCGCCTGGCTCCGAACGTCGCCGAGATGGCCCGCCGGATGGTGGTCGACCCGGCGCTCGTGCACTGGTTGGACGGGCACTACAACACACGGAAAGCCCCCAACGAGAATCTCGCCCGGGAGCTCTGCGAGCTCTTCCTGCTCGGCATCGGGAACTACACCGAGGCCGACGTCAAGGAAGCCGGTCGCGCACTGACCGGCTGGCGCATCGACCTGCACGCCGAACGCGCGACGCTGGACCACGACGACCACGACAGCGGTGACAAGACGATCCTCGGCGTCACCGACGCCTTCACCGCCCGCAGTCTCGTCGATCTCCTGCTCCGGCAGCCGGCCTGCGCCGAGTTCATCGCCACCCGCCTGTGGTTCCGGTACGCCTCGTCGACCGAGCCGATCCCACCGGCCACCCGGAAGCGGATGGTCGCGGCCTTCCCGGCGCCGAACGCGATGCTGCGGGCCATGTTCACCGACGACGCCTTCCGAGCCACCGCCGGCACGATGGTCAAGCAACCGATCGAGTGGATGGTCGGCGCCATGCGCCAGTTGGGCTTGCGGCCGGCCAAGATCCCTCGTGAGACGCTGATCCAGCTCTTCGACGGGCTGGGCGGCCTTGGGCAACGGCCCTTCGCCCCGCCGAGCGTCGGGGGTTGGCCGGCGGGCGCCGCGTGGCTCACCTCGGCGGCAGCCCGACTGAAGCTCAGCCTTGCCGGAAAGCTGGCCAGCCAGGTCCGGCTCGGCCGTCTCACACCGGAGGAGCTAGCGGCCATGCTCTGCGTCGACAGGTGGACCAACCGGACGTACGAAGTCCTGCGGCGGACGGACAATCCCCGCATGATGCTGACTCTGGGCCTGGTCAGCCCGGAATACGCGGTGACCTGA
- a CDS encoding glycosyltransferase, which yields MALVHEWFGATGGSEQVFRQIADLVPHGERFVLWKDHDAGETGLRESWLARTPLRHSKAVALPLMPLVWRTLSRQRFDVVISSSHAFAHTVKLGAPETTTHLSYVHAPARYIWSPAFDGRGSNPLLSVPRRILQGVDVRLSDHVRGYAANSREVQTRIRRYWRRDAVVINPPVDVEWFAAAPPADRVQAREYLLGVGRWIPYKNFDLIIAIAEAAGMPLVLAGSGPQETQLRQLAERANVPVVFEVRPDRERLRQLFWGARALLFPVHEDFGIIPVEAQACGTPVIGLRRGGLLETVVDGETGFLTDSTDPADHAALVRRLDELSAERIAAHATGFSPARFATEMTAWIDDECR from the coding sequence GTGGCCCTGGTGCACGAGTGGTTCGGCGCGACCGGCGGATCGGAGCAGGTCTTCCGCCAGATCGCCGATCTCGTTCCGCACGGCGAACGGTTCGTGCTGTGGAAGGACCACGACGCCGGCGAGACGGGGCTGCGGGAGTCGTGGTTGGCCCGGACACCCCTGCGCCACAGCAAGGCCGTCGCGTTGCCGCTGATGCCGTTGGTCTGGCGCACCCTCAGCCGGCAGCGATTCGACGTGGTCATCTCGTCGAGCCACGCCTTCGCGCACACCGTCAAGTTGGGTGCCCCGGAGACAACCACCCACCTCAGCTACGTCCACGCCCCGGCGCGGTACATCTGGAGCCCGGCGTTCGACGGCCGGGGTTCCAACCCGCTGCTGAGCGTGCCCCGGCGGATCCTGCAGGGCGTCGACGTCCGCCTCAGCGACCACGTGCGCGGCTACGCCGCCAACTCGCGTGAGGTGCAGACGCGGATCCGGCGGTACTGGCGGCGGGACGCGGTGGTCATCAACCCGCCGGTGGACGTGGAGTGGTTCGCCGCCGCACCGCCGGCCGACCGCGTCCAGGCCCGCGAATACCTGCTCGGAGTGGGACGGTGGATCCCGTACAAGAACTTCGACCTCATCATCGCGATCGCGGAGGCCGCCGGGATGCCGCTCGTGCTGGCCGGGTCCGGCCCGCAGGAGACGCAGCTGCGGCAGCTGGCCGAGCGGGCGAACGTTCCCGTCGTCTTCGAGGTCCGGCCCGACCGGGAGCGGCTGCGTCAGCTCTTCTGGGGTGCCCGCGCACTGCTGTTCCCGGTCCACGAGGACTTCGGCATCATTCCGGTCGAGGCGCAGGCGTGCGGCACTCCGGTCATCGGCCTGCGTCGGGGCGGCCTGCTGGAGACGGTGGTCGACGGCGAGACCGGCTTCCTCACGGATTCAACGGATCCCGCCGACCACGCCGCCCTCGTCCGGCGGCTCGACGAGCTGTCCGCCGAACGGATCGCCGCTCACGCCACCGGGTTCTCCCCCGCCCGCTTTGCCACCGAGATGACCGCCTGGATCGACGATGAGTGCCGCTGA
- a CDS encoding glycosyltransferase — protein sequence MSAADRDRPARPVRILHVSHTGHRGGAELALARLLAARPSWTAGLCCPPAGDAFDGLAAYGVTLDPRLPQLPVGGTRSRSPMLAARYLTSLRAAAGALRGSALFGAADVIHANTAAAAIISALANRGRSVPLVVHLRDLVTPESMGRFGYAAFTRLALPHVAGVIANSQTTLASAAGRLPAGARRVVLQSPSGLRERVTQPHVRDQVRAVGMVGRLQRWKGQHVFLRAFAAVFRGTDVRACLAGAPLFDEAAYEQELRDLVVELGIAGQVDFLGHVDDVPAFVDSVDVLVHASVRPEPLGQTVLQGLARAKPLVATEGGGPSEWIRSGANGLLVPPDRPDALAAALRKLADSRETRKELAAGAAATPGILSDAECARAHAAFFQVFAPATGSSLTERR from the coding sequence ATGAGTGCCGCTGACCGGGATCGTCCGGCTCGGCCGGTGCGGATCCTGCACGTCAGTCACACCGGGCACCGGGGCGGCGCCGAACTGGCCCTTGCCCGGCTCCTCGCGGCCAGGCCGTCCTGGACAGCGGGGCTCTGCTGCCCGCCCGCCGGAGATGCCTTCGACGGGCTGGCCGCGTACGGGGTGACCCTCGATCCTCGGCTTCCGCAGCTTCCGGTCGGGGGGACCCGCAGCCGCAGCCCGATGCTCGCCGCGCGGTACCTGACGTCGCTCCGCGCCGCTGCCGGCGCCCTGCGGGGCAGTGCGCTGTTCGGTGCGGCCGACGTGATCCACGCGAACACCGCCGCCGCCGCCATCATCTCGGCCCTGGCGAACCGGGGCCGATCGGTTCCGTTGGTGGTCCACCTCCGCGACCTGGTCACCCCCGAGAGCATGGGCCGGTTCGGGTATGCCGCCTTCACCCGGTTGGCGCTCCCGCACGTCGCCGGGGTGATCGCCAACTCGCAGACGACCCTCGCCTCCGCCGCCGGCCGGCTTCCGGCCGGTGCCCGTCGGGTGGTGCTCCAGTCTCCCAGCGGCCTTCGGGAGCGGGTCACCCAGCCGCACGTCCGTGACCAGGTCCGCGCCGTCGGCATGGTCGGCCGCCTGCAACGGTGGAAGGGCCAGCACGTCTTCCTACGCGCGTTCGCCGCTGTCTTCCGCGGCACGGACGTACGCGCCTGTCTCGCCGGGGCGCCCCTGTTCGACGAGGCCGCCTACGAGCAGGAACTGCGGGACCTCGTCGTCGAGCTGGGCATCGCGGGGCAGGTCGACTTCCTCGGGCACGTGGACGACGTGCCCGCCTTCGTCGACTCGGTGGACGTGCTGGTGCACGCATCCGTCCGGCCCGAACCGCTCGGCCAGACCGTGCTTCAGGGGTTGGCCCGCGCCAAGCCGTTGGTCGCGACAGAGGGCGGCGGGCCGAGCGAGTGGATCCGCAGCGGAGCCAACGGCTTGCTCGTACCGCCGGACCGGCCGGACGCCCTCGCGGCGGCCCTGCGCAAGCTCGCTGATTCCCGCGAGACGCGGAAGGAACTCGCAGCCGGCGCGGCCGCGACGCCCGGTATCCTCTCCGACGCCGAGTGCGCACGGGCCCATGCCGCCTTCTTCCAGGTGTTCGCTCCGGCAACTGGCTCGTCTCTGACGGAAAGGCGGTAG
- a CDS encoding glycosyltransferase produces the protein MDAPRHPLRVAYVLLRDPSYSETFITSEIEAVRATGAIVEVFVARQGGRDAEMQQVAGTLLRHPLRAQEEVRALGASYLPRAVLAAGHADRLAGPVANFRPDVLHTHFVNLPTAVAVLVGRRIGVPVTAMAHAADFLLDPNGAALDRRLQLLSHLFVISRATAGQLTERGANLSTIPHGVVRAAFDGEITEPRPRPSGDVTRLVTVARLVEKKGVDTAIDGVAQLVHGGLPVRYDVYGDGPLRTTLQERASAAGLADVVTFHGAVSHRVATAALADADAAVLPCRQAADGDLDGIPVFLMEAASRGVPVVTTAVSGIPELMGPAGGWQVPPNDPQSLADAVRHLVHSPEERWRRATNLAVRLREEFSPGLQAQRLLAVWNRLAGRGDLAPAGADEGILGAGPATGTGPQGATTEEAGARWT, from the coding sequence ATGGACGCTCCCCGTCACCCGCTGCGGGTTGCGTACGTCCTCCTACGAGACCCGAGCTACAGCGAGACCTTCATCACGTCCGAGATCGAGGCGGTCCGGGCCACAGGTGCGATCGTGGAGGTTTTCGTCGCGCGACAGGGCGGCCGGGACGCCGAGATGCAGCAGGTCGCCGGCACGCTCCTGCGGCACCCGCTCCGCGCGCAGGAGGAGGTGCGGGCGCTTGGCGCGTCGTACCTGCCCCGGGCCGTACTCGCGGCCGGTCACGCGGACCGGCTCGCCGGCCCGGTCGCCAACTTCCGCCCGGACGTGCTGCACACGCACTTCGTGAACCTGCCGACCGCCGTCGCCGTCCTGGTCGGCCGGCGGATCGGGGTCCCGGTGACGGCGATGGCGCACGCCGCCGATTTCCTGCTGGACCCGAACGGAGCGGCCCTGGACCGCCGGCTCCAGCTGCTCAGCCACCTCTTCGTCATCTCGCGGGCCACGGCGGGGCAACTGACCGAGCGGGGCGCGAACCTGTCGACGATCCCGCACGGGGTGGTCCGTGCGGCGTTCGACGGGGAGATCACGGAGCCCCGGCCGCGTCCGAGCGGCGACGTGACCCGCCTGGTCACCGTCGCGCGGCTCGTGGAGAAGAAGGGTGTAGACACGGCGATCGACGGCGTCGCCCAACTGGTCCACGGCGGCCTCCCGGTGCGCTACGACGTGTACGGCGACGGGCCGCTTCGGACGACGCTGCAGGAGCGTGCCAGCGCGGCAGGCCTCGCCGACGTGGTCACCTTCCACGGCGCGGTGAGCCACCGAGTGGCGACTGCCGCACTCGCCGACGCCGACGCCGCTGTGCTGCCGTGCCGCCAGGCGGCGGACGGTGACCTGGACGGCATTCCCGTCTTCCTCATGGAGGCCGCCAGCCGGGGAGTGCCGGTCGTCACGACCGCCGTGTCGGGCATTCCCGAGTTGATGGGCCCGGCCGGCGGCTGGCAGGTGCCACCGAACGATCCGCAGTCCCTGGCCGACGCGGTGCGGCACCTCGTGCACAGCCCCGAGGAGCGGTGGCGACGGGCCACCAACCTCGCGGTCCGGCTCCGCGAGGAGTTCTCCCCCGGATTGCAGGCCCAGCGGCTGCTCGCCGTCTGGAATCGGCTGGCGGGCCGGGGGGATCTCGCTCCGGCCGGCGCCGACGAGGGAATCCTGGGCGCCGGGCCGGCGACCGGGACGGGTCCGCAGGGCGCCACCACCGAGGAGGCCGGGGCGAGATGGACCTGA
- a CDS encoding glycosyltransferase has product MDLTVVVTFFPLPQDRGDPIRVLMMLRTLARVQPYTLFVVRRPETTPEQVTQLRALLPGVTVRDFSASPYRLNRLGPLGRYQESLRDGLPPWVRTRYSQDLHEALRTRTGAGLAIGEAAGAYVRDTSLRWHWDKANVLATSSRQDIDEAAGVAHHLRAHYLARISTRFEEQALANATTVSVTSEEEATRLARTYGRTPDFILPSCVPQPDGYAPRPLDRRLVWLSSFSYQSNLLGLRRFLAEGWPQLSRAGFTLELVGSGLTDSVRDSLTGHEGLEVVGWAPDLRPVLARARAAVVPLWSGAGVKLKTLTLLAHAVPVFSTPVGLEGVPPTDAVRAADTPEGLAAALLAADSAQLDRMATEARRLVRERFSEAHFADQLVGSLGRYGMLGETVPHEGP; this is encoded by the coding sequence ATGGACCTGACGGTCGTCGTCACCTTCTTTCCGCTCCCGCAGGACCGGGGCGACCCCATTCGGGTGTTGATGATGCTGCGCACCCTGGCGCGGGTCCAGCCCTACACGCTGTTCGTGGTCCGCCGCCCGGAGACCACCCCCGAACAGGTGACTCAGCTACGTGCCCTGCTGCCCGGTGTCACCGTGCGGGACTTCAGTGCTTCGCCGTATCGGCTGAACCGGCTCGGGCCGCTCGGCCGCTACCAGGAATCCCTGCGCGACGGCCTGCCGCCGTGGGTACGCACCCGCTACAGCCAGGACCTGCACGAGGCACTCCGCACCCGCACCGGGGCAGGACTGGCCATCGGCGAGGCGGCGGGGGCGTACGTCCGGGACACCTCCCTGCGGTGGCACTGGGACAAGGCGAACGTGCTGGCCACCAGCAGTCGCCAGGACATCGACGAGGCAGCCGGTGTGGCCCACCACCTCAGGGCGCACTACCTGGCCCGCATCTCCACCCGTTTCGAGGAGCAGGCCCTGGCGAACGCGACCACGGTCTCGGTCACGAGTGAGGAGGAGGCGACGCGACTGGCACGGACGTACGGTCGCACGCCCGACTTCATCCTGCCCAGCTGCGTGCCGCAGCCGGACGGTTACGCGCCCCGCCCGCTCGACCGGCGGCTGGTCTGGCTCAGCAGCTTCTCGTACCAGTCGAACCTACTCGGCCTGCGGCGATTCCTTGCCGAGGGTTGGCCGCAGTTGAGCCGCGCCGGGTTCACTCTCGAACTCGTCGGCTCGGGTCTCACCGACTCGGTTCGCGACAGCTTGACCGGGCACGAAGGCCTGGAGGTCGTCGGCTGGGCCCCCGATCTCCGCCCTGTCCTCGCCCGGGCCCGGGCCGCCGTGGTGCCGCTCTGGAGCGGAGCCGGGGTGAAGCTGAAGACGCTCACCCTTCTCGCACACGCGGTTCCCGTGTTCAGCACGCCGGTGGGCCTTGAGGGCGTCCCTCCGACCGACGCGGTCCGCGCGGCCGACACTCCCGAAGGGCTCGCCGCCGCGCTCCTCGCGGCCGATTCCGCGCAGCTCGACCGGATGGCCACCGAGGCGCGGCGCCTGGTACGGGAACGGTTCTCGGAGGCGCACTTCGCGGACCAGCTGGTGGGCTCGCTCGGCCGGTACGGCATGCTGGGCGAGACCGTTCCGCACGAGGGTCCGTGA